One Carya illinoinensis cultivar Pawnee chromosome 5, C.illinoinensisPawnee_v1, whole genome shotgun sequence genomic window, ATATCCCCAAAAACAACACTCTGCGGAACCATATACTTGGGCAATCGATCCCCACAAAACTTGATAATCTCCTCCGCCGTACATGCATCACTCCCTTTCTTCAACTCGACAAATGCAAAAGGCGTCTTCCCTGCTGCTtggagatcatcatcatcatcatcacgtGCTCTCCCAACAACAGCAGCCTCCAACACCTTTGGATGACTTCGCAACACTGCCTCTACCTCGATCGTGCTTATAGCCTCTCCCCGAGAAGAGATTATAACATCCTTTGCACGGTCTTTCATTTGTATACACCCATCTGGATGTCTGACTGCTATGTCTCCAGTGTGATACCATCCGCCCCTAAAAGTTTCTTGACCtgcttttgaatttttaaggtACCCCAGCATCAAAACATTGCCCCTAAACATCACCTCCCCAATTGTTTTCCCGTCATAAGGTATGCTTTTCATGGTTTTCGGATCTTTTACATCAACACCATCCATCAGAAGATTGTGAGTCCCTTCACGAAGTTTTATTATTTCTGTTTGTTCATCCGATTTTGAAGAGTACTGCAATCTGGGTTCCCATGGAACAACAATGGCTGGGCCAAGGGCTTCTGTCATACCATAGCCGTGGCTCAGGTTAAAGCCTAGTTCGGTAACCTTCATGAGGACCTGGGGTGCTGGTAATGCACCAGCAACGATAATGTCCACCCTGGCTGGCAATGGCCGCTTCTGGTGGCTAGCCGGAGCGtcggcaattatgttcaaaatgGTGGGGGCACCACAAAAGTGAGTTATCTTGTGAATATCAATTGCTTCAAATATGAGCTTTGCTGAGAGTACTCCAGTTCTAAGGAAGATATTGGTGCCACCAACAGCAGCCATTGCCCAAGTGAAGCACCACCCATTGCAGCGAAACATGTCAACAGTCCATAGAAACACTGACGTTTGTCTCATGTCAGTGCGAAAAATTGCCGCTATTGAATTGAGATAGGCAGCTCTATGGCTGTATATTGCTCCTTTGGGAATGCCAGTTGAGCCAGAAGTATAATTCACTGAGATGGGATCACATTCATTGTTTGGCCGTATGGTCTCAAAATCTGCTTTTCCTATTGCAAGAAGACCATTGTAATCCAAGCTATCTGCTGGGGTTTCTGTCAGAGTTAAGGATGATGTTTGATCATAATTCTCTGGTATTAGAACAAGCTGGGGTGGCTTGCTTTTTCTCTCGGAGAGTATGCTTAGTGCCTTCTCGACAACCTCAACAAGCTCATGGTATACAAAAATGATTTTGGGCTCCAACTGTTCTAATAACAGCGCCAATGTAGGTGAATCCAACCTGGTGTTAAGGGCAGAAAGAACTGCCCCGGCCATTGGAACGCCGAAATGCAGCTCGTAGAGTGCAGGGACGTTTGGTGAAAAAACCGCAACCtgctcataaaaaaataaattaataataaaaaaaataaaaattaaaaaaattaaaaaaaattatggaatgATAAGAATCAAGATGGTGAAACCttcgtttttcttttaaaaattaaaagtgtcAACATCAATGCTAAAAAATAtcacttgtaaaaaaatatttcaaattaaaagtCCCTTctaacttttgttttttgttttttttccaatccatataaagatatataatgtaatatgtatCTATAAGTTCAGCTTCATCACTTTTATCGCCTTAACTGTCACTTTATCGCCTAATATTTGTGGCTAGACCATCAAATATTTACcatatcaacatatatatatatatatatatatatatatatatatataaagtaaggCTGTGTACAAGTCCAAATAGAAGAGCCTCACGCaactctttttataaaaaggtaGATGCCactaaaaagagaaatgatttgtataaattttaaataaaaaaacaatagatttttttacactttttgaaGTGgatccaattttttataaagaaattgtgcgcaatttatatatttgagatttgtacaaattatttataatgcATACGTGCGCgagtatgtatatatacatattgctTCCTTAATTTGGAAAATTGTTGTGATCGGTGACGCATGCTATGCTAGCTGCTTTTAGTACTATTCAAAAGGAGGAGAAGGCATGCAGCATTCAGCTGAACGGTATACGAACGTTGGTGGTAAAAGTGACATGCACTGAACCTGATGAAGTCATGATGTCCAGTATTACGTACCTAAAACAAGCACTTGAAAATATATGCCGACGTAAGTAAGATTAATTCCTGATCTCCTTCTAGCCAGGAGTGCTAGTTTGTTGAAACTGATCAgcaccacatgatgcatgcaAAGCTGGCACGCAACTCTAATAAATAAACGAGTCCAAAAGGCTTTCCAGTTTCCCCTCTAGAAAAAGCTCAATGTTCATCTCCGGCCTTTTTGAGTTATTTCTAGATCATCGATCTCGATCCCTAGCTCTGTCTTAGCTAGCAACCATGACTTTGAGACGTTCATGTTtaactatattataatacaatctcactttcatatttaattatttgcgGCGAAGGAATTTGAGATCAGCAGCTAGCATATATATAGTGCAATTACTAATAGATCATATATAAGTATTTTAACCGGGTTGTAATCACGATTTTCTTTCGTCATAAGTGaaggttattaataaaattaagaatagaTCATTCTTGGACAGGTGATCTCGTCtctttcttaatatatatatatatataaatactttaaCAGCAATCAGATTAAAGACCTGTTTGAGATTGCGTTAGGAGTTTTAAAAagtgcttaaatatttttaaaagctctttaatgaaaaaattaggtcgtttggatattatatattaaagcatttttatctcaaataagttcaaaagtacgtttaaaatgatgtttttccTCAAACGTGCTTCTCCAAAAAATGCGGaacgtaattcaaattttaaaaaaaatgtcaatggACAAAAATATCCATACAATTTTAGGATAATTGcaactttcaaaattttaaggatatgatcataatttttaaaaattcaaataatcgtcatttctacctcaaaaagtacttttttaatttgtttccaaacaaatgtaacatgtttgaaagtgttttaaacatatggttaccaaacagtaaataactttttaataatagaacttattacttaagttataagttataagtcctaaagttataaattttatttcctACCGCAATTCCAAACATGCACTAATTCTCAAGGAGAAGGTTAAtcacaaataaaataactttgttTTATCGTTTTACttgttattatctattaatgtttatCAAGAGTTTTGTCTATTATATGATATACCAAAATTATgtcagtttataaaataattttaaaaatat contains:
- the LOC122309488 gene encoding butanoate--CoA ligase AAE1-like; the protein is MEGLVQCSANYIALSPISFLERAANVYGDKVSVVYGSAKTSWRETYERCAKLASALVLNLGISPGDAVAVFSPNVPALYELHFGVPMAGAVLSALNTRLDSPTLALLLEQLEPKIIFVYHELVEVVEKALSILSERKSKPPQLVLIPENYDQTSSLTLTETPADSLDYNGLLAIGKADFETIRPNNECDPISVNYTSGSTGIPKGAIYSHRAAYLNSIAAIFRTDMRQTSVFLWTVDMFRCNGWCFTWAMAAVGGTNIFLRTGVLSAKLIFEAIDIHKITHFCGAPTILNIIADAPASHQKRPLPARVDIIVAGALPAPQVLMKVTELGFNLSHGYGMTEALGPAIVVPWEPRLQYSSKSDEQTEIIKLREGTHNLLMDGVDVKDPKTMKSIPYDGKTIGEVMFRGNVLMLGYLKNSKAGQETFRGGWYHTGDIAVRHPDGCIQMKDRAKDVIISSRGEAISTIEVEAVLRSHPKVLEAAVVGRARDDDDDDLQAAGKTPFAFVELKKGSDACTAEEIIKFCGDRLPKYMVPQSVVFGDIQVTSTGKIQKFVLREKVKAMQGGSGMADLQIGIQ